One Nitrospira sp. DNA window includes the following coding sequences:
- a CDS encoding Glycosyl transferase, group 2 family → MSHVPVSAVVIAYNDEPNMRACLESVTWADELIVVDSHSTDATERISREFTDKVYQQEFHGFGRLRNEAIAHAKHDWVFSLDTDERATPELRNEIRLVLDAGPEADAYFVPRKNYFLGRWIKHCGWYPDYRQPQLFRKSRLRYRDELVHESFDLDGKIGHLTAAALQFPFRDIDHYLAKQERYSDLMARRMVEQGRVFSWHQLLSHPCFTFLKMYIGRKGCLDGVPGLILSGLYAYYTFIKYARFWELQGEALQGSPVAPAKQGHR, encoded by the coding sequence GTGAGTCATGTACCGGTCTCGGCCGTGGTCATCGCCTATAATGATGAGCCCAATATGAGGGCCTGCCTGGAATCCGTCACCTGGGCCGATGAACTCATCGTGGTCGATTCCCACAGCACCGACGCCACCGAGCGGATCAGCCGCGAGTTCACCGACAAGGTGTATCAGCAAGAATTCCACGGGTTCGGGCGTTTGCGGAACGAGGCCATCGCGCATGCCAAACACGACTGGGTGTTCAGTCTGGATACAGATGAGCGGGCGACGCCGGAGTTACGGAACGAAATCAGACTGGTGCTGGATGCCGGTCCGGAGGCGGATGCCTACTTCGTGCCACGCAAAAATTATTTTCTCGGGCGATGGATCAAACATTGCGGATGGTACCCGGATTACCGGCAGCCGCAGTTGTTCCGCAAGAGCCGCCTCCGCTATCGGGACGAACTGGTCCATGAGAGCTTCGACCTGGACGGAAAGATCGGCCACCTGACTGCTGCCGCCCTGCAGTTCCCGTTTCGCGACATCGACCATTACTTGGCGAAGCAGGAACGGTATTCCGATCTGATGGCGCGACGGATGGTCGAGCAGGGGCGGGTCTTTTCATGGCACCAATTGCTGTCGCATCCCTGCTTCACATTCCTGAAGATGTATATCGGGCGCAAGGGTTGTCTGGACGGGGTGCCGGGCCTCATTCTGTCCGGGCTCTATGCCTATTACACGTTCATCAAGTACGCGCGGTTTTGGGAACTGCAGGGCGAGGCGTTGCAAGGGAGTCCGGTCGCGCCGGCGAAACAGGGCCATCGTTAG
- a CDS encoding Sulfatase, which produces MMTGWTEARASIRKSVLFWWILFVVMQTAERVFLLRDAIAQETPTPSLLLKALAVGVRGDFITATFALLLGLAGAGAWALLINGWSRWLGAVRPFALSFKRALHVSCAACGLLLFLLLAVDMGYYGFNRQHMDFVFLEYLGDLVSPAATPEETNVQAVKQTGAELEAGGKWAKRVALFLAVQAVGIGLWWWGFSVAVVPALSRWRPGSGFQANALLCLCLVGGGAGFHPSGPYGIRIAHIGSTVYYTLAQNPILFAGEALRVAWVSRGSMERRASAEAMPYEEAVRTAQRLLGPGELFADQRYPLVRSLAVAPDSIRLSKPANVMIIFLEGLDRRYLGQTYGEVRGTPFLDRLKDDSVYFENFFSNGVQTSRGLFATLCSTYPRHGASAMKTRYAHDYLCLPSLLQRRDYSTDMVIGQHRDLNRLQTFLSRNGLQQLLDESDFPPDAERAGLGIVDGALFDLCYERIKRRQAEGRPFFLATLTLTTHHPFTAPAHHAEVRALQQQVQDQYVAALRYTDLELERVFTKLVREGLLRNTVVVILGDHGRHEPIGSTEVERKAGHFASPLLIWMDESLRTPATYRPRTVSTIASQVDIAPTLLALNGLLPAVAPFAGRDLTCTLVHDCLPDHVAYLTSVYDNLVGLAGREGLLLYSFLTETFQEAGLDFVPLPENQEGERRLAASRYRELMALYEVSNTALDSNRLWSWREFGSRL; this is translated from the coding sequence ATGATGACAGGATGGACCGAAGCGCGGGCGTCGATCCGCAAGAGCGTGCTCTTCTGGTGGATCCTGTTCGTCGTGATGCAGACGGCGGAACGGGTGTTCCTGCTCCGTGACGCGATCGCCCAGGAAACGCCGACCCCCTCCCTGCTTCTGAAGGCCCTCGCCGTCGGGGTGCGGGGAGATTTCATCACCGCGACGTTCGCGTTGCTGTTGGGTCTGGCAGGCGCGGGGGCATGGGCGTTGCTGATCAATGGATGGTCGCGGTGGCTTGGTGCTGTTCGGCCCTTTGCCCTGTCGTTCAAGCGGGCGCTGCACGTGAGTTGCGCCGCCTGCGGACTCTTGTTGTTCCTGCTCTTGGCCGTCGATATGGGGTACTACGGCTTCAACCGGCAACATATGGACTTCGTGTTTCTGGAGTACCTCGGCGATCTCGTTTCGCCCGCGGCGACGCCGGAGGAGACCAACGTGCAGGCCGTCAAGCAAACCGGCGCGGAGTTGGAGGCCGGTGGAAAGTGGGCCAAGCGAGTGGCGCTCTTTCTGGCCGTCCAGGCTGTAGGGATCGGATTGTGGTGGTGGGGATTCTCCGTCGCCGTCGTCCCGGCTCTCTCGCGATGGAGACCAGGTTCCGGCTTTCAGGCGAACGCCCTCTTGTGCCTCTGTCTGGTCGGCGGCGGGGCCGGGTTCCACCCTTCCGGTCCCTACGGCATTCGTATCGCCCACATCGGGAGTACGGTCTACTACACGCTGGCCCAGAATCCGATCCTGTTCGCCGGCGAGGCGTTACGAGTGGCCTGGGTGTCGCGAGGGTCGATGGAGCGGCGGGCAAGCGCCGAAGCCATGCCGTACGAAGAGGCTGTCCGCACGGCACAGCGCCTACTGGGACCGGGCGAGCTGTTTGCCGACCAACGGTATCCCTTGGTTCGCTCCCTCGCGGTCGCTCCGGACAGCATCCGGTTATCCAAGCCGGCCAATGTCATGATCATATTTCTGGAAGGGTTGGACCGCCGTTATCTCGGACAGACCTATGGTGAGGTCCGGGGAACGCCGTTTCTGGATCGCCTGAAAGACGACAGCGTCTATTTTGAGAATTTTTTCTCCAACGGCGTTCAGACGTCCAGGGGCCTCTTTGCCACCCTCTGCAGCACCTACCCGCGGCATGGGGCCTCCGCGATGAAGACCCGTTATGCCCATGACTATCTCTGCCTGCCGTCCCTCTTGCAGCGTCGGGACTACAGCACGGACATGGTGATCGGACAGCATCGGGACCTGAACCGGCTCCAAACATTCTTGTCGCGAAACGGCCTGCAGCAGTTATTGGATGAGAGCGACTTTCCGCCTGATGCGGAGCGGGCAGGGCTGGGCATCGTGGACGGCGCGCTCTTCGATCTCTGTTATGAGCGGATCAAGAGGCGCCAGGCGGAGGGCAGGCCGTTCTTTCTCGCCACCCTCACCTTGACGACGCACCACCCCTTTACGGCTCCGGCACACCATGCCGAGGTCCGCGCGCTTCAACAGCAGGTGCAAGACCAGTATGTGGCGGCGTTACGGTATACGGATCTCGAATTGGAGCGGGTGTTCACCAAGCTGGTTCGTGAGGGGCTCCTGCGCAATACGGTCGTCGTGATCTTGGGCGACCATGGACGGCATGAGCCGATCGGGAGCACCGAGGTGGAGCGGAAGGCCGGACACTTCGCCTCACCGCTGCTGATCTGGATGGACGAGTCGTTGCGCACACCGGCCACCTACCGGCCCAGGACGGTCTCGACGATCGCCAGCCAGGTTGACATCGCCCCGACCCTGCTGGCCTTGAACGGGCTCTTGCCGGCTGTGGCGCCCTTCGCGGGACGCGACCTCACCTGCACACTTGTGCATGACTGTCTGCCAGACCATGTGGCCTATCTCACGAGTGTCTATGACAATCTGGTCGGGTTGGCCGGTCGCGAAGGGCTGCTCTTGTATTCGTTTCTGACGGAGACGTTTCAAGAGGCCGGTCTGGACTTCGTACCCCTGCCGGAAAACCAGGAGGGCGAACGACGACTCGCCGCCTCTCGCTATCGGGAGTTGATGGCGTTGTATGAAGTGTCGAATACGGCGCTCGACTCCAATCGCCTCTGGTCCTGGCGGGAGTTCGGGTCGCGGTTGTGA
- a CDS encoding Glycosyl transferase, group 1 — protein sequence MIAESSRAVGGQELAVLLHAERLVKRGHRLLLVLEPDSPIMAMARERGLPVEPFVMQQWRLPFSIFAFRRLLKRERPEIVHVNSSRDSWIAVLSARLVDPRPKVIRTRHISAPLTDNVATHLLYRRLFDLVIVTGGERNRQDLIRRDGLAPDRVAAFPIGLDVEYFSPAKPRHDIRAELGILPGHKLVGLISYLRDYKGHRYFVEAAAKVLKQQQGVVFLIVGEGPEEQNIRAQIERLGLTTEVRMLGFRDDLLDVFRSLDLFVIPTIEGDTIPQVLMQALAIGLPVVSTTTGSIPDVVADGESGFIVPPRDADALADRICRLLGDPELRAAMGRRGRQTVERSYSIDRMVDELERVYRRVAAS from the coding sequence ATGATTGCGGAATCCAGCAGGGCGGTAGGAGGGCAGGAACTGGCCGTGCTGCTGCATGCCGAACGATTAGTGAAACGAGGCCATCGTCTGCTGCTGGTCTTGGAGCCGGACAGTCCCATCATGGCGATGGCCAGGGAACGTGGCTTGCCGGTCGAGCCCTTCGTGATGCAACAGTGGCGTCTGCCCTTCTCAATCTTCGCCTTTCGACGATTGCTGAAGCGGGAACGCCCCGAGATCGTCCATGTGAACAGCTCGCGCGACAGTTGGATCGCGGTGCTGTCGGCCCGCCTGGTCGATCCGCGTCCGAAAGTCATCCGCACGCGCCACATTTCCGCGCCCCTCACCGACAATGTGGCGACGCATTTGTTGTACCGGCGCCTCTTCGACCTGGTCATCGTGACCGGCGGAGAGCGGAACCGGCAGGACCTCATCCGGCGGGACGGGTTGGCGCCGGACCGTGTGGCGGCCTTTCCCATCGGGCTGGATGTGGAATATTTTTCTCCCGCCAAGCCCCGGCACGATATCAGGGCCGAACTCGGGATTCTTCCCGGCCACAAACTCGTCGGGCTCATTTCCTACCTGCGGGACTACAAGGGGCATCGCTATTTCGTCGAGGCCGCGGCCAAGGTCCTGAAGCAGCAGCAAGGCGTGGTCTTCCTCATCGTGGGAGAAGGGCCGGAGGAGCAGAACATCCGCGCCCAGATCGAACGCCTTGGATTGACGACCGAGGTCCGCATGTTGGGGTTTCGCGACGACCTGCTGGATGTGTTCCGGTCGTTGGATCTCTTCGTGATTCCCACGATCGAAGGCGACACGATCCCGCAGGTGTTGATGCAGGCGTTGGCGATCGGGCTACCGGTCGTCTCCACGACCACCGGATCGATTCCCGATGTCGTGGCGGACGGCGAGTCGGGATTCATCGTGCCGCCGCGTGACGCCGATGCCTTGGCCGACCGGATTTGCCGCCTCCTGGGCGATCCCGAGCTTCGCGCGGCGATGGGCCGGCGCGGCCGTCAGACGGTCGAACGGTCCTACTCGATCGACCGGATGGTGGATGAGTTGGAACGCGTCTATCGACGGGTGGCGGCGTCATGA
- a CDS encoding Lipopolysaccharide core heptosyltransferase I — translation MTDSLRRLLLIKPSSLGDIVHAMPTLTALRTRFPQAEVTWLVKRQWAPLVEVIRGVDRVCAVEQGVRGWLGQVPGLRAARFDLVVDLQGLFRSGAMAWLTGCGRRIGFANAREGGSLFYTQRVAVPTVSMHAIDRYLLVAEALGAERPAEPRFEFVDRPEDRQALEGLLAGAGVTPASSWIAMNVSARWETKRWPPQHFAEAADRLSQARALPILFIGGPAERPDSQAVISLMRRKAVDLTGQTPVRLLPGLLRRAAVLVTNDSGPMHIAAAVGTPVVALFGPTDPLRTGPYGRGHLVLSHAVDCSPCFQRRCSRAVTLECLTGVRPEQVVRAVEQQLDRSPRPRTS, via the coding sequence ATGACCGATTCCCTACGCAGACTCCTGCTCATCAAACCGAGTTCGCTCGGCGACATCGTGCATGCGATGCCGACCTTGACCGCCTTGCGCACGCGTTTTCCCCAAGCCGAGGTCACCTGGCTGGTGAAGCGGCAATGGGCGCCGTTGGTGGAGGTCATCCGCGGCGTCGATCGTGTCTGTGCGGTGGAGCAGGGGGTGAGGGGCTGGCTGGGGCAGGTGCCTGGCCTGCGCGCGGCCCGCTTCGATCTGGTCGTCGATCTGCAAGGGCTTTTCAGAAGCGGAGCCATGGCCTGGTTGACCGGCTGCGGCAGGCGGATCGGATTTGCCAATGCGCGTGAGGGCGGTTCGCTCTTTTATACACAAAGGGTCGCGGTGCCCACCGTCTCGATGCATGCGATCGATCGGTACCTGTTGGTGGCGGAGGCGCTCGGTGCGGAGCGTCCGGCTGAGCCGCGCTTCGAATTCGTCGATCGTCCGGAAGATCGGCAGGCCCTGGAGGGCCTGCTTGCCGGAGCCGGCGTGACACCTGCTTCGTCCTGGATCGCCATGAACGTATCCGCCCGCTGGGAGACCAAGCGCTGGCCTCCGCAACATTTTGCCGAAGCGGCGGACCGGTTGTCTCAGGCACGGGCATTGCCGATCCTGTTCATCGGAGGGCCGGCCGAACGGCCGGACTCGCAAGCGGTGATCTCGCTCATGCGGAGGAAAGCGGTTGATCTCACGGGACAGACCCCTGTACGCTTGCTGCCCGGCCTGTTGCGGCGGGCTGCCGTGCTGGTGACGAACGATTCCGGGCCGATGCACATCGCTGCGGCGGTGGGGACGCCGGTGGTGGCCCTGTTCGGGCCGACCGACCCGCTCAGGACGGGGCCCTACGGCAGGGGACATCTCGTCCTATCGCACGCGGTGGACTGCAGCCCCTGTTTCCAACGACGCTGTTCCCGCGCCGTCACCCTGGAATGTTTGACCGGAGTACGGCCGGAGCAGGTCGTTCGCGCCGTCGAACAACAACTTGACCGATCACCGAGGCCACGAACGTCGTGA
- a CDS encoding ADP-heptose--lipooligosaccharide heptosyltransferase II (D-glycero-beta-D-manno-heptose-1,7-bisphosphate 7-phosphatase) has product MRKEGIQRIVVRGPNWLGDAVMCEPALSQVRKIFPQAEITLLVKPAIADLLAQHPAVNRTLVYDDRGRHAGLTGKWILAGLLRRHRFDLAILFQNAFEAALISFLAGIPRRCGYATDGRGLLLTNPVSVPSRSSRKHQVEYYWDLLKSLGGQGAPPAPRLFVTLEESAAIGRRLADAGIGASDLVIGLNPGSTYGQAKRWLPDRYAEVVNRVAQEVQAQAGAGVGVVILGAKGEEALGQAIARQVKACTVVCSGRTTVRELMALVKRCQLFLTNDTGPMHVAAAFKVPLVAVFGPTDWQTTSPFGVGAKLVRQPVSCAPCLLRECPIDHRCMTGVTVEQVYGAAAQHLPLIAPLQVEAEQTRCNVLPESLAGVTVFLDRDGTLNEDTGYVKSPAEMKLLPGVGAALARLKQAGARLVVVTNQSGVGRGYFTSTDLEAIHARLRSLLAEDGVVLDGLYFCPHHPDDRCNCRKPARAMVDRAIAELQVDLSRSYVIGDSARDVELARQVGAQSLLVMTGPSGTEALADLTARGLPPDHVAEALPQAVEWILAHALRGLNTAGARP; this is encoded by the coding sequence ATGCGTAAGGAAGGGATTCAGCGCATCGTCGTCCGCGGGCCGAACTGGCTGGGGGACGCGGTGATGTGCGAGCCTGCCTTAAGTCAGGTGCGGAAGATTTTCCCGCAGGCCGAAATCACGTTGCTGGTGAAGCCGGCGATCGCCGACCTGTTGGCACAGCACCCGGCGGTGAATCGGACGTTGGTGTACGACGATCGAGGACGCCATGCCGGTCTGACTGGGAAGTGGATCCTGGCGGGCCTGTTGCGCCGCCATCGATTCGATCTGGCCATTTTGTTTCAGAATGCGTTTGAAGCGGCCTTGATCAGTTTCCTCGCCGGCATCCCACGACGCTGCGGCTATGCCACGGACGGCAGGGGTCTGTTGCTGACGAACCCGGTCTCCGTGCCGTCCAGGAGCAGTCGGAAACATCAGGTCGAGTATTATTGGGATTTGTTGAAGTCTCTGGGAGGCCAGGGTGCTCCGCCCGCACCACGTCTTTTCGTCACGCTGGAAGAATCTGCTGCGATCGGCAGGCGCTTGGCCGATGCAGGGATCGGCGCGTCTGATCTCGTCATCGGCCTGAATCCCGGTTCGACCTACGGCCAGGCCAAGCGCTGGTTGCCGGACCGCTATGCGGAGGTCGTCAATCGCGTCGCGCAAGAGGTGCAGGCTCAAGCGGGGGCCGGAGTCGGGGTGGTGATCCTGGGCGCCAAGGGCGAAGAAGCGTTGGGGCAAGCCATCGCCCGGCAGGTCAAGGCCTGCACGGTCGTCTGTTCCGGCCGGACGACGGTGCGGGAGTTGATGGCGCTGGTGAAACGTTGCCAACTGTTTCTGACGAACGATACGGGGCCCATGCATGTGGCGGCAGCGTTCAAGGTTCCGCTGGTGGCCGTCTTCGGTCCGACCGACTGGCAGACGACGTCGCCGTTTGGAGTCGGCGCCAAACTGGTCCGGCAACCGGTTTCCTGCGCGCCCTGCCTGCTGCGGGAATGTCCCATCGACCATCGCTGCATGACCGGTGTGACGGTGGAACAGGTGTATGGCGCGGCGGCGCAGCACCTGCCGCTCATTGCTCCTCTTCAGGTCGAAGCGGAACAGACCCGGTGCAATGTGTTGCCCGAGTCGCTCGCGGGGGTCACCGTATTTCTGGATCGTGACGGCACATTGAATGAGGATACCGGTTACGTCAAATCACCAGCTGAAATGAAATTACTGCCGGGAGTGGGGGCGGCTCTGGCCAGGCTCAAACAGGCCGGCGCGCGTCTGGTTGTCGTGACGAATCAGTCCGGCGTGGGCAGGGGATACTTTACCTCCACGGATCTCGAGGCCATCCATGCCAGGCTACGGTCGTTGTTGGCGGAGGACGGCGTCGTGCTGGACGGGCTGTATTTTTGCCCGCACCATCCGGATGATCGATGCAATTGCCGCAAGCCCGCCCGGGCTATGGTCGATCGGGCCATCGCTGAATTGCAGGTGGACCTGAGCCGTTCCTACGTCATCGGGGACAGCGCCCGCGATGTCGAGTTGGCGAGACAAGTAGGCGCGCAGAGCCTGTTGGTCATGACCGGACCATCGGGAACGGAGGCCCTGGCCGATCTGACGGCCCGTGGCCTCCCGCCGGACCATGTGGCAGAGGCCTTGCCCCAAGCGGTTGAATGGATTCTCGCCCATGCGTTGCGCGGGCTAAACACCGCCGGCGCACGTCCCTGA